A genomic stretch from Plasmodium reichenowi strain SY57 chromosome 2, whole genome shotgun sequence includes:
- a CDS encoding hypothetical protein (conserved Plasmodium protein, unknown function), translating to MIVESKPNNSSKEKNEENDIINKCDDSTKINEKENISAVEKVGTNESGHMSNDNINKNQEKNKKKKKKKNTHKKVNINNTHINIHTTNDKNNGQDMNKPEVIERDNIINIKNDTNNILDSSYNEEGNENNMNDINNNNNNNINYNNINNSCSNNYGLKKKITLLKRNDIKDEGYNNENITTLNNKNNLKNNNNYNNNRNNNNNNNKNNINNNNYNSNNNNNNCSSEKTLEQREKEYNKIRARIFSNFNKKQKNVQKTEQNNLNHTYLNNNIINNINHGDNQYAYINNFYHIYHSNSYNHIYRQNNIPICNINNHAPNLEKLNNPYYYHDNHIAYTNYIYSTQNKMNNMKTKQIGHYGINNEDNNNNNNIHNNNIHNNNINNNNNNNVPLCIPQLDNYNKTKNNFNKCTNNFNNAKNHIIHNINNTNKNIEHMNNHSIYNFVYPENKNIYDTNGNLINNNISYTQLKMNNNINFNIHMESPINQQHNNSFKINNDTNFFNEPTNKMKQKNKEKKNIHFNNNNNNNNNNNNNNNNNNNKCLYKDINQNDHNNSIMNTNQNFDHINNVKNTEQNSQKKHNKMSQVSKQSNNKNNKNNSHLKKQININTNNNMDNKNNSHLSKNVIVDDNKLKSAHGDNSNEIVTKGKKKKNTNKKKKINNISSMNNINNINSMINLNNMNNSIYFPNVNIQKDDSNIALLYNNKQNMDFSNYQLNHINNNMIQNNIMTNNVMLNNNLPTSNFNYNLINYSYEPFYEENIMNDLDYCRDISLYEKRYDRGDHLQQNHKRYDIDFPSL from the coding sequence atGATCGTCGAAAGTAAACCAAATAATTCATCAAAAGAAAAGAACgaagaaaatgatattataaataaatgtgATGATTCCActaaaataaatgaaaaagaaaatatttctGCTGTTGAAAAAGTGGGTACTAATGAATCTGGACATATGAGTAATgacaatataaataaaaatcaagagaaaaacaaaaaaaaaaaaaaaaaaaaaaatacacataaaaaggtaaatataaataatacacatataaatatacatacaactaatgataaaaataacgGACAGGATATGAACAAACCAGAGGTCATCGAGAGGgacaatattattaatataaaaaatgatacaAACAATATTTTGGACTCCAGCTATAATGAAGAAGGAAATGAGAACAACATGAACgacataaataataataataataataatattaattataataatattaataatagttgtagtaataattatgggttaaaaaaaaaaattaccCTGCTTAAAAGAAATGATATTAAAGATGAAGGGTATAACAACGAAAATATAACCACTctgaataataaaaataatttaaagaataacaacaattataataataatagaaataacaataataataataataaaaataacattaataataataactacaacagtaataataataataataattgcAGCTCTGAAAAAACACTAGAACAAAGAGAAAAGGAATACAACAAAATTAGGGCCAGGATCTTTTccaattttaataaaaaacaaaaaaatgttcAGAAAAcagaacaaaataatttaaatcatacatatttaaataataatattattaataatataaaccATGGAGATAACCAATATGCATATATCAATAActtttatcatatatatcatagtaattcatataatcatatttatagacaaaataatattcctatatgtaatataaataaccACGCACCTAATCTTGAAAAGTTAAATAAcccatattattatcatgataatcatatagcttatacaaattatatatactctacacaaaataaaatgaacaaTATGAAGACCAAACAGATTGGTCATTATggtataaataatgaagataacaataataataataatattcataataataatattcataataataatattaataataataataataataatgttcCTTTATGTATTCCACAACTTGacaattataataaaacaaaaaataattttaacaaatgcacaaataattttaacAACGCAAAAAACCATATCATAcataacataaataatacaaataaaaatatagaacatatgaataatcattcaatatataattttgtttatccagaaaataaaaatatttatgatacAAACGGTAATCTtattaataacaatatatcttatacacaattaaaaatgaacaacaatataaattttaatatacaCATGGAATCACCAATAAATCAACaacataataattcttttaaaataaataatgatacaaatttttttaatgaacctacaaataaaatgaaacaaaaaaataaagaaaaaaaaaatatacattttaataataataataataataataataacaacaacaacaacaacaacaacaacaacaacaaatgtttatataaagatattaatcaaaatgatcataataattctaTTATGAATACCAACCAAAATTTTGATCATATCAATAACGTCAAAAATACAGAACAAAATtcacaaaaaaaacacaATAAAATGTCTCAAGTTTCGAAACAATcaaacaataaaaataataaaaataatagccacttaaaaaaacaaattaatataaacacaaataataatatggataataaaaataattcacATCTATCAAAAAATGTTATTgttgatgataataaattaaagTCAGCTCATGGAGATAATTCAAATGAAATAGTTAcaaagggaaaaaaaaagaaaaacaccaataaaaaaaaaaaaataaataatatcaGTAGTATGAATAATATCAATAATATCAATAGTATGATTaatttgaataatatgaataattcaatatattttccaaATGTAAATATTCAGAAGGATGATTCAAATATAGCACTTTTATACAATAACAAGCAAAATATGGATTTCAGTAATTATCAACttaatcatataaataacaatatgATACAAAATAACATAATGACAAATAATGTTATGTTAAACAATAATTTGCCAACATctaattttaattataatttaattaacTATTCATATGAACCCTTTTATGAAGAAAACATAATGAACGACTTAGATTATTGTAGAGATATTTCTCTATATGAAAAAAGATATGACAGAGGTGATCATTTACAACAAAATCATAAGCGTTATGATATTGACTTTCCCTCGTTAtaa
- a CDS encoding apicoplast RNA methyltransferase precursor, putative: MNTKCLNKYIIIILLFSLIIKRYTSLNKYHNVLKIKNNSCFLNPCTHKNNDKRNSYLYTHYTRNNSSINIRRNNFLDKQNDNISDYIYGLNSVYAVLKKNERTIEEVIVNKNIKLNRKIHKQNYEYIFDELKKRNVSIRYMEKHKMNELVGGFPHNDIIMKTHYRYMNNYKDFIKNIKHLPNKKNIFICLHDVYDNMNIGNVCRSIFFFGGHTIFLKKKKKVNEKKNNVKIDTPILHSSVGSSEFLNFYHINNMANFMNHMKLNGFTIYSTSCHKNNTSCHKYINLNNIKIKENEKILIILGNESKGLKEDILENSDYCVYINNLSYNENTQFHIDSLNVNNVCSIMLNHFYSI; encoded by the exons ATGAACACAAAAtgtttaaataaatatatcataatcatcttattattttctttgATCATAAAGAGATATACAAGTCTTAATAAATACCACAATGTActtaaaataaaaaataatagcTGCTTTCTTAATCCTTGTACACACAAAAACAATGACAAAAGGAATTCGTATTTATACACACATTATACTAGAAATAATTCTTCAATAAACATaagaagaaataattttcttgataaacaaaatgataatatatctGATTATATTTATGGTCTGAATTCTGTTTATGCAGTACTTAAGAAAAATGAGAGGACCATAGAGGAGGTCATA GTTAATAAGAACATAAAACTGAACAGAAAAATCCATAAACAAAATTACGAATACATATTTGACGAGctaaaaaaaagaaatgttTCAATACGATATATGGAAAAACATAAAATGAATGAACTGGTAGGAGGATTTCCacataatgatataattatgaaaacACATTATAGATAcatgaataattataaagattttattaaaaacataaaacACTTACCaaacaaaaagaatatttttatttgtttacATGATgtttatgataatatgaatattgGAAATGTATGTAGATcaattttcttttttggAGGTCAcacaatatttttaaaaaaaaaaaaaaaagttaatgaaaaaaaaaacaacgTCAAAATCGACACACCCATATTACATTCGAGTGTTGGCTCGTCGGAGTTTCtaaatttttatcatataaacaatatg GCAAACTTTATGAATCATATGAAACTAAATGGCTTTACAATTTATTCAACaa GCTGTCACAAAAACAATACTTCATGtcataaatacataaacctaaacaatattaaaataaaagaaaacgaaaaaatattgataatattaGGAAATGAAAGTAAAGGATTAAAAGAAGATATTTTAGAAAACTCAGATTattgtgtatatataaataatttaagttataatgaaaatacTCAATTTCATATAGATAGTCTTAATGTTAATAATGTATGTTCTATTATGttaaatcatttttattctatatga
- a CDS encoding DEAD/DEAH box ATP-dependent RNA helicase, putative, translating into MKYKNYNTATILENFDKKLNKNYKVFNNEEIKKMDEEYEHKVKKKEQLKLKKKKIKKQENKNENKKKNENLNKKHNQNNTNNSDSSFNNSDNSFNNSDNSFNNSDSSFNNNNHDNINFIDGNKSKNDDNAYHNNDDIKNGEVKNLGTNEGNEKQNVTFEDLNICEEILESIKELGWKKPTEIQREILPHAFLKKDIIGLSETGSGKTACFIIPILQDLKVNKQSFYALVISPTRELCIQISQNFQALGMNLLINICTIYGGVDIVTQSLNLAKKPNVIVSTPGRILDHLNNTKGFNLKNLKYLVFDEADKLLSQDFESSINKLLLILPPNRITFLFSATMTKNVAKLKKACLKNPVKVEVSNKYSTVSTLIETYIFLPLKYKYTYLCSLCFHYQTRSIIIFTNTCATAQKLNFFCRNLGLKSICLHGKLTQNQRLSSLNSFKVNKYNILISTQVGARGLDLQDIKIVINFDICSCKEYIHRVGRTARAGRSGKSITFVTQYDVENFLAIEKQLNKKIDKFTDLDENDVLLYHDQTIEALRLSEIEMKENQELYKKNKFKKKKL; encoded by the coding sequence ATgaaatacaaaaattataacaCGGCCACAATACTAGAAAACTTcgataaaaaattaaataagaattataaagtttttaataatgaggaaattaaaaaaatggatGAGGAGTATGAGCATAAGGTTAAGAAGAAGGAGCAgttaaaattaaaaaagaaaaaaataaaaaaacaggaaaataaaaatgaaaataaaaaaaaaaatgaaaatctaaataaaaaacacAATCAAAATAATACCAATAATAGTGATAGTAGTTTCAATAATAGTGATAATAGTTTCAATAATAGTGATAATAGTTTCAATAATAGTGATAGTAGTttcaataataataatcatgataatattaattttattgatggtaataaaagtaaaaacGATGATAATGCTTATCacaataatgatgatataaaaaatggtGAAGTTAAGAATCTTGGTACAAATGAGGGAAACgaaaaacaaaatgttACATTTGAAGACCTAAATATATGTGAAGAAATATTAGAAAGTATAAAAGAATTAGGATGGAAAAAACCAACAGAAATACAAAGAGAAATATTACCTCATGCATTTctaaaaaaagatattataGGATTAAGTGAAACTGGAAGTGGGAAAACTGcttgttttattataccCATATTACAAGATTTAAAAGTGAATAAACAAAGTTTCTATGCTTTAGTTATATCTCCAACAAGAGAATTATGTATACAGATTTCTCAAAACTTTCAAGCATTAGGTatgaatttattaattaatatttgtaCAATATATGGAGGTGTAGATATTGTAACACAATCCTTAAATCTAGCGAAAAAACCGAATGTAATTGTGAGTACACCTGGTAGAATACTAgatcatttaaataatacCAAAGGATTCaacttaaaaaatttaaaatatttagtTTTTGATGAAGCtgataaattattatctcAAGATTTTGAATCATccattaataaattattattaatattaccACCAAATCGtattacttttttattttctgCAACAATGACAAAAAATGTTGcgaaattaaaaaaagcTTGTCTTAAAAATCCGGTTAAAGTAGAAGTctcaaataaatatagtACTGTCTCCACATTAATagaaacatatatttttcttcctcttaaatataaatatacttATCTTTGTAGTTTATGTTTTCATTACCAAACAAGgagtattattatttttacaaatacCTGTGCAACTGCtcaaaaattaaatttcTTTTGTAGAAATCTAGGACTAAAATCGATCTGCCTACATGGCAAATTAACACAAAATCAAAGATTAAGTAGCCTTAATTCCTTCAAagttaataaatataatatattaatctCAACACAAGTTGGAGCCAGAGGACTCGATCTACAAGATATTAAAATTGTTATAAATTTTGATATTTGCTCATGtaaagaatatatacataGAGTCGGAAGAACAGCAAGAGCGGGCAGATCTGGTAAATCCATAACCTTTGTTACACAATATGATGTTGAAAATTTCTTAGCAATAGAAAAACAGctgaataaaaaaattgataaATTTACAGACCTTGATGAAAACGATGTTCTTTTATACCATGACCAAACTATTGAGGCGCTCAGGTTATCAGAAATAGAAATGAAGGAAAATCAGgaattatacaaaaaaaataaatttaaaaaaaaaaaattataa
- a CDS encoding small nuclear ribonucleoprotein Sm D2, putative has translation MKSEVTIEENRDNPEDGPLGLLSECVKDNAQVLINCRNNRKILGRVKAFDRHCNLLLTEVREIWVEVVKDKKKKKKINKDRYISILFLRGDSVILILRNPK, from the exons atgAAAAGTGAAGTTACCATAGAAGAAAATAGAGATAATCCTGAGGACGGACCTTTAGGATTATTATCCGAATGTGTTAAAGACAACGCACAGGTTCTAATTAATTGTCGtaataatagaaaaatattaggAAGG GTTAAAGCTTTTGATAGACACtgtaatttattattaaccGAGGTACGTGAAATATGGGTAGAAGTTGtaaaagataaaaagaaaaaaaaaaaaattaacaaggatagatatataagtatattatttttaagaGGGGATTCAGTTATTCTAATTTTAAGAAATCctaaataa